From Sphingorhabdus sp. SMR4y:
ATCAGCGCCACATCGGTCGACGTGCCGCCCATGTCGAGCGTGAGAATATTCTTCACGCCCGCGCTTTTCGCCACCCAGACGGCGCCGGCAACACCGCCGGCCGGTCCCGACATCAGCAGGTTGACCGGTGCTTCGGCACTTTTTTCCGCCGACATCAATCCGCCATCGGAGCGCAGCAGATTGAGCTTTGCCTTTGTGCCCCAATCCTTCAGTTCCCGTTCAAGATTACCGACATAGCGGGCCACCGCCGGACGTACGGCGCTATTGGCGATGGTGGTGAGGGCGCGTTCATATTCCTGCATTTCCGGCAGGATATCGGAGGAGATGGAAATCGGGATATCGGGAAAGACCTCGGCACAAATGGCGGCGACCGCCTTTTCGTGCCGGCCGTCGACATAGCTGTTCATCAGGCAGATGGTCAGCGCCTCGATCTCTTCCGATGCTTTCAGCTGTTCCAGCCGGGCGCGCATTTCCGGTTCGTCCAGCTCGCGAACGGTCTTGCCTTCGGCATCCATCCTCTCCGGCGCCTCGATCGTGCGTTCGAGCGCGGCCATGGGTTCGGGTTTTGGCCAGATGATCCAGGCGGCAAGACCACCTGGCACGAGGCTCCGGGCAATCTGCATCAGATGGCGATAGCCGTCGGTAACGACCAGCCCGACCTTGGCGATTTTCTTTTCCAGCACCGCGTTGGTCGCCACGGTGGTGCCGTGGAGGAACAGGTCGATATCCGCAGGCGCGATATTCTGGCGTTCGCAAAGACCTCTGGCACCGTTGATGACCGCCTGGGAGGGATCGCTCGGGGTGGAAGGGACCTTGTCCCGGAACGTCTGGCCGGTTGCCTCGTCAATCAGCAACAGGTCGGTGAAAGTTCCGCCAACGTCGACACCCAATCGATATCCCATATCTCAATCTCTCTCGTTTATTTATATGTCATTCAGGATTCGGCTCTCGCGACCAGAGACGGAAGCGGCCGGCCGAGAACAGTTTCAAACCATTGATTTGTGGCTATGGCCTTGCGCAGATCGAGATCGTGGCCGACGCCGGAGCGGTCGAGCAGATTCACCAGATCTTCGGTCGCGATATTGCCGGTGGCATTGGGCGCGAACGGACAGCCCCCTAGCCCGCCGAGGCTGGAATCGAGCGTCTCTACGCCGGCCTCTACCGCGGCCCACGCATTGGCGATGCCGGTGTTGCGCGTGTCGTGGAAATGGGCCCGCATCTTAATATGGTCGGGCAACAGCTCCTTGAGCCGGCCGAACAGATCGGTGACCTGCGCAGGCACGCCGACACCGATCGTATCGGCCAGCGCAATTTCCATCGGATCTTCGGCGGCGATTTCTTCGGCGATTCGCAGAACCGTCTCCGGTTTTACCGCGCCTTCGAAGGGACAGCCGAAGGCAGCCGAGATAGTGACCTGCGCTTTCAGTCCCTCGGCCTTGGCAAATCGGATCATCTCGCGATTCTCCCTGATTCCCTGCTCGATGGTCTGGCCCTGATTCTTCTCGCCAAATGTGTTGCTCGCCACGACCACGCAGCCGGCTTCGTCAATCCCGCGCTTGTTGCCTTCGCGCGTCGCCAGGCCCCGCAGCACGCCGCGCTTGTTCAGGCATAATCCGATATAGGATATATCGTCGTGGTCCGGCAGGCCGGCGATCACGTCTTCCGCATCGGCCATCTGCGGTACCCGGCCCGGATGGACAAAGCTTGCCACCTCCATGCGCTTGACGCCAGCGTCCAGCATGCGTGTTATCAGGCCCAGCTTGTCCGCTGTCGAAATGATTTCGGATTCGTTCTGCAGCCCGTCACGCGGGCCGACTTCAAGAATAGAAATCGTCTTGCGATTGTCCTTGCTCATATAAATTGTATACAATCCTGTAACTGCTTTGTATAGAAGAAAGGATGATGCGGAGGTATTTTTAATGACGCAAGGTGCTTTGACAGGATTACGGCTGATCGAAATGGGTCAGCTGATCGCGGGGCCGTTCTGTGGCCAGCTCATGGGCGACCATGGTGCAGAGGTTATCAAGATCGAGCCGCCGAAAGTGGGCGACGCGATGCGCAGCTGGGGGCAGGGCATTCCTCTCTGGTTCTCCGTTGTCGGCCGCAACAAAAAGTCGATCACGCTGAATTTGCGGGAAAAGGAAGGTCAGGCGATCGTCAAGCAGCTGGTCGAGAAATCCGACTTTCTGCTCGAGAATTTTCGCGCCGGCACCATGGAAAAATGGGGGCTGGATTACGACACATTAAGTGCCATCAACAAGGGTCTGATCATGATCCGCGTGTCGGGTTATGGCCAGACCGGACCCTATTCGCACCGCGCCGGCTATGGCGGCATAGGTGAGGCCATGGGCGGCATGCGCTACATCATGGGCGAGCCCGACCGGCCGCCCAGCCGCGCCGGACTGTCGATTGGCGATTCGCTCGCCGCGACCTACGCCTGTCTTGGCGGGTTGATGGCGCTGGAGCACAGGCACAAGACCGGCGAGGGGCAGGTCGTCGATTCGGCCATCTACGAAGCGGTGCTGGCAAACATGGAATCGACCGTCGCGGAATATACGGTAGCAGGCCATATTCGGGAACGAACCGGATCGATCCTGCCGAAAATCGCACCTTCCAATGTCTATCCGACCAGCGATGGCAGCATATTGATCGGCGGCAATCAGGACAGTGTCTGGAAGCGGATGGCCGCGATGATGGGCCGGCCGGAACTTGCCGAAGATCCGCGCTATGCAACCCATGTCGCGCGTGGCGAGAACCAGACCGAGCTGGACGAGCTGATCATGGATTGGACCAGGACAATCAAGAGCAAGAAACTGCTGGAAATGTGCGAGGAACATGGCGTTCCTGCCGGCAATGTCTATCGCGCCCCGGAGATGCTGGAGGACCCGCATTTCCAGGCACGCGAGGCTCTGGTCGAGATGGATCACCCGCAGCACGAACATTTTGTCATGCAGAATGTCGCGCCGAAACTGTCCAAGACCCCTGGCCATATCGATAGCGTCGGGCCAGATCTGGGTGCCCATAATGAAGCCGTCTATGGCGAGTTGCTGGGTATGGACAGCGCAACGATGAATGACTTGCGGGAGCGGGGTATTATCTGACGCCGGGTTCCGGTCAACTTTCCCCTCTCAGCTTTCCCCGGTCCGCGATGACGCGCTGCTGAAGCTGTGGAATGCGCGGCGAATATGGCTGGTCATGACGGCGCGCGCCCATTTCTGATCCTTGGCTGCGAAGGCGGCGATCAGTTCGTCATGATCGGTACCCGACTGGATCAGATCGTCCTGGGAATATTGGTTGGCAGTGTGGCGGACCACCGGCTGTTCGACCAATGCCGGGAGCAACCGATCCAGTCGCGGTGATTCGGCGCGTTCCAGAATCAAGTCGTGGAATTGCCGGTTTGCCTGCAGGAACGTGGCAATATCGGCCTCCGGGCGGTTAACCGCTTCGGTCAGGCGAGCGTTGATGGCACGCAGCCGGGCCAGGCTTTCGTCATCCATGCGTTGTGCTGCCCGTTCTGCGGCGTGGGATTCGAGCATTGCCCGTAGCGTGAACATCTCGTCGATTTCATCATCCGACCAGTCCGCCACCGACAATCGCTTGGAGGCGCTGCGAACCAGCAGCATCTCATTCTCCAGACGCTGGACCGCATCGCGCACTGGTGTCCGCGAGACCCCGGAAATTTCGGCGAGTCGTTCCTCGGTCAACTGCATACCAGGCTGCACCTCACCCGACAGGATGAAGCTGCGTATCTTTCTATATGCGCGATCAGAAGCACGGCTCATGAACCGACTATTGGCGGATTTACGGGCGTTGGGCAAGGGCTGA
This genomic window contains:
- a CDS encoding GntR family transcriptional regulator, with protein sequence MSRASDRAYRKIRSFILSGEVQPGMQLTEERLAEISGVSRTPVRDAVQRLENEMLLVRSASKRLSVADWSDDEIDEMFTLRAMLESHAAERAAQRMDDESLARLRAINARLTEAVNRPEADIATFLQANRQFHDLILERAESPRLDRLLPALVEQPVVRHTANQYSQDDLIQSGTDHDELIAAFAAKDQKWARAVMTSHIRRAFHSFSSASSRTGES
- a CDS encoding hydroxymethylglutaryl-CoA lyase — encoded protein: MSKDNRKTISILEVGPRDGLQNESEIISTADKLGLITRMLDAGVKRMEVASFVHPGRVPQMADAEDVIAGLPDHDDISYIGLCLNKRGVLRGLATREGNKRGIDEAGCVVVASNTFGEKNQGQTIEQGIRENREMIRFAKAEGLKAQVTISAAFGCPFEGAVKPETVLRIAEEIAAEDPMEIALADTIGVGVPAQVTDLFGRLKELLPDHIKMRAHFHDTRNTGIANAWAAVEAGVETLDSSLGGLGGCPFAPNATGNIATEDLVNLLDRSGVGHDLDLRKAIATNQWFETVLGRPLPSLVARAES
- a CDS encoding CaiB/BaiF CoA transferase family protein; the encoded protein is MTQGALTGLRLIEMGQLIAGPFCGQLMGDHGAEVIKIEPPKVGDAMRSWGQGIPLWFSVVGRNKKSITLNLREKEGQAIVKQLVEKSDFLLENFRAGTMEKWGLDYDTLSAINKGLIMIRVSGYGQTGPYSHRAGYGGIGEAMGGMRYIMGEPDRPPSRAGLSIGDSLAATYACLGGLMALEHRHKTGEGQVVDSAIYEAVLANMESTVAEYTVAGHIRERTGSILPKIAPSNVYPTSDGSILIGGNQDSVWKRMAAMMGRPELAEDPRYATHVARGENQTELDELIMDWTRTIKSKKLLEMCEEHGVPAGNVYRAPEMLEDPHFQAREALVEMDHPQHEHFVMQNVAPKLSKTPGHIDSVGPDLGAHNEAVYGELLGMDSATMNDLRERGII